One segment of Bacteroides sp. DNA contains the following:
- the pncA gene encoding bifunctional nicotinamidase/pyrazinamidase — MKALLITDIQNDFLPGGALAVPAGDEVIGVINALQPHFDLVVATQDWHPANHGSFASAHEGKKPFETGTLGGLEQVLWPDHCVQGTSGAAFSESLSQHAIEAIFRKGMDPAIDSYSGFFDNRKLKDTGLGAYLKGRGVSQLFVSGLAGDFCVAYSLLDAIDLGLRTYLIEDATRPIDPAGFEKMKKAITEKGGKVIHSAAILQANQ; from the coding sequence TTTCTTCCCGGTGGTGCCCTGGCTGTTCCGGCTGGGGACGAAGTCATCGGGGTGATCAATGCCTTGCAGCCCCATTTTGACCTGGTGGTCGCCACCCAGGACTGGCATCCTGCAAACCACGGCAGTTTTGCATCGGCTCACGAAGGTAAAAAGCCCTTTGAAACGGGCACCCTGGGTGGGCTTGAACAGGTGCTTTGGCCAGACCATTGCGTACAGGGGACTTCGGGAGCCGCCTTCTCAGAATCCCTATCCCAGCATGCCATAGAAGCCATCTTCCGTAAAGGAATGGATCCCGCAATAGACAGTTATAGCGGCTTTTTCGACAATAGAAAACTAAAGGATACCGGACTGGGTGCATACCTGAAAGGAAGAGGCGTTTCCCAGTTGTTCGTTTCAGGTCTGGCCGGGGATTTTTGCGTGGCTTATTCTTTGCTTGATGCCATTGACCTGGGTTTAAGGACCTACCTGATTGAGGACGCCACCAGGCCCATTGACCCCGCAGGTTTTGAGAAAATGAAAAAAGCCATCACGGAGAAAGGGGGCAAAGTCATTCATTCAGCAGCCATCCTTCAGGCCAATCAATAA